Proteins encoded together in one Deinococcus irradiatisoli window:
- a CDS encoding glycine--tRNA ligase yields MPATSMEELVSLCKRRGFIFQGSEIYGGLQGFYDYGPLGVELKNNIKAAWWRSNVYERDDMEGLDASIIMHRLVLRHSGHEATFSDPMVDNKKNNKRYRLDHLVKDQKADVIARVAQEIGEDVDNFPAVVAALVKNPAQASQALKAAGVRDPFSGEVGDWTEPKPFNMMFKTTIGPVADEESYGYLRPETAQGIFTNFKNVVDSTSRRLPFGIAQIGKAFRNEITPRNFIFRVRELEQMEIEFFCTPGTDEQWHEHWLERRLSWWEAQGVPRSKIEILDVPKEDLAHYSKRTYDLMYDYPTLGHEEIEGIANRSDYDLGSHTKSQSELGLVAKVEENSDSVAKLTIPHPDTNKPVVPFVIEPSAGVDRAMLAVLSEAFTKETLENGNERIVLRLRPHLAPIKVAVIPLARNKPELVELARQIKNELQKLGLGRILLEDSGNIGKAYRRHDEVGTPYCVTVDFDTLGQSSEASGENLKDSVTVRDRDTLQQERVAISELSGWLQAKLK; encoded by the coding sequence GAGATCTACGGCGGCCTGCAGGGCTTTTACGATTACGGCCCGCTCGGTGTGGAACTCAAGAACAACATCAAGGCGGCCTGGTGGCGCAGCAACGTCTATGAGCGCGACGACATGGAGGGCCTGGACGCCAGCATCATCATGCACCGCCTGGTGCTGCGCCACTCCGGCCACGAAGCCACCTTCTCCGACCCGATGGTGGACAACAAGAAGAACAACAAACGCTACCGCCTCGACCACCTCGTCAAGGACCAGAAAGCCGACGTGATCGCCAGAGTCGCCCAGGAAATCGGTGAGGACGTGGACAACTTCCCGGCGGTGGTGGCGGCCCTGGTGAAGAATCCGGCCCAGGCCAGCCAGGCGCTCAAGGCGGCGGGCGTGCGCGATCCGTTTTCCGGCGAGGTGGGCGACTGGACCGAGCCCAAGCCGTTCAACATGATGTTCAAGACGACCATCGGCCCGGTGGCCGACGAGGAGAGCTACGGCTACCTGCGGCCCGAAACGGCGCAGGGCATCTTCACCAACTTCAAGAACGTGGTGGACAGCACCTCGCGGAGATTGCCGTTCGGCATCGCCCAGATCGGCAAGGCCTTTCGCAACGAGATCACCCCGCGCAACTTCATTTTCCGGGTGCGCGAACTCGAACAGATGGAAATCGAGTTCTTCTGCACGCCCGGCACCGACGAGCAGTGGCACGAGCACTGGCTGGAGCGGCGACTGAGTTGGTGGGAGGCCCAGGGCGTGCCCAGAAGCAAGATCGAGATTCTCGACGTGCCGAAAGAAGACCTGGCCCACTACTCCAAGCGCACCTACGACCTGATGTACGACTACCCCACCCTGGGCCACGAGGAGATCGAGGGCATCGCCAACCGCAGCGACTACGATCTGGGCTCGCACACCAAGTCGCAAAGCGAACTGGGGCTGGTGGCGAAGGTGGAGGAAAACAGCGACAGCGTCGCCAAGCTGACCATTCCGCACCCGGACACCAACAAGCCGGTGGTGCCCTTCGTGATCGAGCCGTCGGCCGGGGTGGACCGGGCCATGCTAGCCGTGCTCAGCGAGGCCTTTACCAAGGAAACGCTGGAGAACGGCAACGAGCGCATCGTGCTGAGGCTCAGGCCCCACCTGGCACCGATCAAGGTGGCAGTGATTCCGCTGGCGCGCAACAAGCCCGAACTGGTCGAACTGGCCCGGCAGATCAAGAACGAACTGCAAAAACTGGGGCTGGGCCGCATCCTGCTCGAAGACAGTGGCAACATCGGCAAGGCCTACCGCCGCCACGACGAGGTCGGCACCCCGTATTGCGTCACGGTGGACTTCGACACCCTGGGCCAGAGCAGCGAAGCGTCCGGCGAGAACCTGAAAGACAGCGTGACCGTGCGCGACCGCGACACCCTGCAGCAGGAACGCGTGGCGATCAGCGAACTGAGCGGCTGGCTTCAGGCCAAACTGAAGTAA
- a CDS encoding fasciclin domain-containing protein produces the protein MLKKTLFLTTALFLAPTALAQTQAAPSDTIAGIVASNPDFSTLLAAVKAAGLVDTLNGDGPFTVFAPTNAAFAKIPADQLNALLNDPAKLKAVLLYHVVSGKVLAADVVTMTSADTVQGSPINIKVDGSTVMVNDATVTATDIMATNGVIHVIDTVLLPPS, from the coding sequence ATGTTGAAGAAAACGTTGTTCTTGACGACCGCTTTGTTTCTCGCCCCCACCGCTCTGGCCCAAACGCAGGCGGCGCCCAGCGACACCATCGCCGGCATCGTGGCGAGCAACCCCGACTTCAGCACTCTGCTGGCCGCCGTCAAGGCCGCCGGGCTGGTCGACACGCTGAACGGCGACGGCCCCTTCACGGTGTTTGCCCCGACCAACGCGGCGTTTGCCAAGATTCCCGCCGATCAGCTCAACGCCCTGCTCAACGATCCGGCCAAGCTCAAGGCCGTGCTGCTCTACCACGTCGTGTCGGGTAAAGTGCTGGCCGCCGACGTGGTGACCATGACCAGCGCCGACACCGTGCAGGGCTCGCCGATCAACATCAAGGTCGACGGCAGCACCGTGATGGTCAACGACGCGACCGTCACCGCCACCGACATCATGGCGACCAACGGCGTCATCCACGTCATCGACACCGTGCTGTTGCCGCCCAGCTGA
- a CDS encoding DNA topoisomerase subunit B, whose protein sequence is MTPTDANTSDLTPELIQEYDASQISVLKGLEAVRKRPGMYVQGGTGIDGYHQLLTEIIDNAIDEGLAGFADEVHIIMHEDGSATVTDNGRGIPVDIMKSEGRSAIEVIFTELHAGGKFGQGAYKVSGGLHGVGSSVVNALSTYLDVTVNKHGQLHHIRFERGDVVTPLEITGDTPDDVTWATKVSFQPDAAVFSEFANSFNYDRIRGRLRELAYLTGLKIVLRDERKELHGDQIKEETFFEQGGIANFARALVIDDSKLLYDQPIVMRGTHSGVEVEVAFIHANTYSSDNILTYANMIRTRDGGTPLTGFKTAYTRILNKYAKDKNMIKSGNPIPGGEDLLEGIYCVVSVKLGEPQFESQAKVKLLNSEAQTAVNAVVGDKFAEFLEENPKIGKTIVEKAAEAARAREAARKARDIIRRSNPLENDDLPGKLADCSSQDPAESELFIVEGNSAGGSAKGGRERRFQAILPLRGKILNVEKAELNKILKNAEIRSLIGAIGAGVEGTGDNVHFDLSNLRYHKIIIMTDADMDGGHITTLLLTFFFRYMRPVVEQGHLYIAQPPLYRIIVGRQTSANKGIYLYAEDELKKHVAQANREGKKYEIQRFKGLGEMNADQLWDTTMNPEGRVLKRVSIEDLIIANEVFEALMGTDVGPRKEFIRENARFAEISI, encoded by the coding sequence ATGACCCCCACCGATGCCAACACCTCCGATTTGACCCCTGAATTGATCCAGGAATATGACGCCAGCCAGATCAGTGTCCTCAAAGGTCTGGAAGCGGTTCGCAAGCGCCCCGGCATGTACGTGCAGGGCGGCACCGGCATCGACGGCTATCACCAGCTGCTGACCGAGATCATCGACAACGCCATCGACGAAGGGCTGGCCGGGTTTGCCGACGAAGTGCACATCATCATGCACGAGGACGGTTCGGCCACCGTCACCGACAACGGGCGCGGCATTCCGGTGGACATCATGAAGTCCGAGGGCCGCAGCGCCATCGAAGTGATTTTCACCGAGCTGCACGCCGGCGGCAAGTTCGGCCAGGGCGCCTACAAGGTGTCGGGCGGCCTGCACGGCGTCGGCTCGAGCGTGGTGAACGCACTCTCGACCTACCTCGACGTGACGGTCAACAAGCACGGCCAGCTGCACCACATCCGTTTCGAGCGCGGCGACGTGGTGACGCCACTTGAAATCACGGGCGACACGCCCGACGACGTCACCTGGGCCACCAAGGTCAGCTTTCAGCCGGACGCAGCGGTGTTCAGCGAGTTCGCCAACAGCTTCAACTACGACCGCATCCGGGGCCGCCTGCGCGAACTGGCCTACCTGACCGGCCTCAAGATCGTGCTGCGCGACGAGCGCAAGGAACTGCACGGCGACCAGATCAAGGAAGAAACCTTCTTCGAGCAGGGTGGCATCGCCAATTTCGCCCGCGCGCTGGTGATCGACGACAGCAAGCTGCTCTACGACCAGCCGATCGTGATGCGCGGTACCCACAGCGGGGTGGAAGTGGAAGTGGCGTTCATTCACGCCAACACCTATTCCAGCGACAACATCCTGACCTACGCCAACATGATCCGCACCCGCGACGGCGGCACGCCGCTGACCGGCTTCAAGACGGCGTACACCCGCATTCTGAACAAGTACGCCAAAGACAAGAACATGATCAAGTCCGGCAACCCGATTCCCGGCGGTGAAGACCTGCTCGAAGGCATCTACTGCGTGGTTTCGGTGAAGCTGGGGGAGCCGCAGTTCGAGTCGCAGGCCAAGGTCAAGCTGCTCAACAGTGAAGCGCAGACGGCCGTGAACGCGGTGGTGGGCGATAAGTTCGCCGAATTCCTCGAAGAAAATCCCAAGATCGGCAAGACCATCGTGGAGAAGGCGGCCGAGGCGGCCCGCGCCCGCGAAGCGGCCCGCAAGGCCCGCGACATCATCCGCCGCAGCAATCCGCTGGAAAACGACGATCTGCCGGGCAAGCTGGCCGACTGCTCCTCGCAGGACCCGGCTGAGAGCGAGCTGTTCATCGTGGAAGGCAACTCGGCCGGCGGCTCGGCCAAGGGCGGGCGCGAGCGGCGCTTTCAGGCGATTTTGCCGCTGCGCGGGAAGATCCTCAACGTCGAGAAGGCCGAGCTCAACAAGATCCTCAAGAACGCCGAGATCCGCTCGCTGATCGGCGCGATTGGTGCGGGGGTGGAGGGCACCGGCGACAACGTTCACTTCGACCTCTCCAACCTGCGCTACCACAAGATCATCATCATGACCGATGCCGACATGGACGGCGGGCACATCACCACCTTGCTGTTGACCTTCTTCTTCCGTTACATGCGTCCGGTGGTCGAGCAGGGGCACCTCTACATCGCCCAGCCGCCGCTGTACCGCATCATCGTGGGCCGGCAGACCAGCGCCAACAAGGGCATCTACCTCTACGCCGAGGACGAGCTGAAAAAGCATGTGGCGCAGGCCAACCGCGAGGGCAAGAAGTACGAGATCCAGCGCTTCAAGGGTCTGGGCGAGATGAACGCCGACCAGTTGTGGGACACCACCATGAACCCCGAAGGGCGGGTGCTCAAGCGCGTGAGCATCGAGGACCTGATCATCGCCAACGAGGTGTTCGAGGCCCTGATGGGCACCGATGTGGGGCCGCGCAAAGAGTTCATCCGCGAGAACGCGAGGTTTGCGGAGATCAGTATTTGA